One genomic segment of Impatiens glandulifera chromosome 6, dImpGla2.1, whole genome shotgun sequence includes these proteins:
- the LOC124941315 gene encoding putative E3 ubiquitin-protein ligase XBAT31: MGQRLSCAVSHEEHVLFTAVQFGDIVSLRMLLEGDPTLIHQTTVYDRYSSLHIAAANGQIEILSMLLETSVNPDLLNRLKQTPLMLAAMHGKISCVEKLIEAGANILMFDSAHRRTCLHYAAYYGHSDCLQVILSAASSPHVSASWGYARFVNIRDGKGATPLHLAARQKRSGCVHTLLDNGALVCASTSGYGIPASTPLHLAARSGSIDCIRELLAWGADRLQIDASGRIPYTVALKYGHGVCAVLLNPSSAEPIVWPSPLKFISELNAETKSLLEQALMEANKKREKNILKGTDYLLPSPSHSDAATDDNISEASDSELCCICFEQVCTIEVQDCGHQMCAQCTLSLCCHNKPNPLTASLAIPVCPFCRSTIARLAVAAKVKTGSMESDIDVSSSPKPKWSKKSKNLNEGGSSSFKGLTGSFKMGGRGSGRISFEIVADKD, translated from the exons ATGGGCCAGAGATTAAGCTGTGCAGTTAGCCATGAAGAACACGTCCTCTTCACTGCTGTCCAGTTTGGTGACATAGTGAGTTTGCGGATGCTTTTGGAAGGAGACCCAACTCTTATCCATCAGACCACTGTCTACGATCGCTACTCTTCTCTTCATATAGCTGCCGCCAATGGCCAGATCGAG ATTCTCAGTATGCTTCTGGAGACATCTGTTAATCCTGATTTGTTGAATCGCCTTAAGCAA aCTCCATTGATGCTGGCTGCAATGCATGGGAAAATTTCTTGTGTTGAAAAGCTTATTGAAGCTGGAGCTAAT ATTTTGATGTTTGATTCAGCTCATAGAAGGACCTGCCTGCACTATGCTGCTTACTATGGTCATTCTGATTGCCTCCAAGTCATTCTTTCGGCTGCTAGTTCCCCCCATGTTTCTGCATCTTG GGGATATGCTAGATTCGTGAACATTAGAGATGGTAAAGGAGCAACACCTTTGCATTTGGCTGCAAGACAGAAACGATCTGGATGTGTTCATACTCTTCTTGATAATGGAGCTCTTGTGTGCGCTTCAACTAGCGGATATGG TATCCCAGCAAGCACTCCTCTTCATTTGGCTGCAAGAAGTGGCTCAATAGATTGTATCCGCGAATTGTTGGCTTGGGGTGCTGATCGCCTTCAGATAGATGCATCTGG GAGAATTCCTTACACTGTTGCTTTAAAGTATGGCCATGGTGTTTGTGCTGTCCTTCTAAATCCTTCATCAGCAGAGCCTATTGTTTGGCCATCGCCTTTGAAGTTTATAAGTGAACTTAATGCAGAGACAAAGTCTCTGCTAGAACAGGCTTTAATGGAGGCAAACAAGAAAAGGGAGAAGAATATTTTGAAGGGAACCGATTATCTACTCCCTTCTCCATCGCATTCTGATGCCGCGACTGATGATAATATTTCCGAG GCAAGTGACAGTGAACTATGTTGCATATGTTTTGAACAAGTCTGTACAATAGAAGTCCAAGATTGTGGCCACCAAATGTGCGCTCAATGCACTTTATCGCTATGCTGTCACAACAAGCCCAACCCGTTGACTGCATCTTTGGCAATCCCGGTTTGCCCTTTCTGTAGAAGCACCATAGCTCGGTTAGCAGTTGCAGCCAAGGTCAAAACGGGTAGTATGGAATCAGATATCGATGTTTCTTCTTCCCCTAAGCCAAAATGGTCGAAGAAATCGAAGAATCTAAATGAGGGGGGAAGCAGCAGTTTCAAGGGTTTGACAGGTTCATTCAAAATGGGTGGTCGTGGCTCAGGAAGGATCTCCTTTGAAATAGTTGCTGATAAAGATTGA